The Clostridioides sp. ES-S-0010-02 genome window below encodes:
- a CDS encoding ATP-binding cassette domain-containing protein, translating to MSSAKLGEDKKIENIDKQVLIGKNINLIYGDGCENCFESTGYESNNICKYCGSIVACNNVNLELYEGEVLGIVGESGSGKSTLLKILFFQENANSGEVYMSNYDKCTNILELSDQKKRYIKNHFMGIVYQNPHLGLNLNFSSGGNIAEKLLMANIYNVEKIRDRAKELLVKTNIPVERIDHKPKYFSGGMQQRVQIAKALSNNPPILLLDEVTTGLDVSVQAEVLDLIREIQRELKISMIVVSHDFDVIKMLADRTIVMKNGSVIESGLTDQIMEDPQHPYTQQLINSLL from the coding sequence ATGAGTAGTGCAAAACTAGGCGAAGACAAAAAAATAGAAAATATAGATAAACAAGTGTTAATAGGAAAAAATATTAATCTTATTTATGGAGATGGATGTGAAAATTGTTTTGAGAGTACAGGATATGAAAGTAATAATATATGTAAATATTGTGGTTCTATAGTTGCATGTAATAATGTAAATCTTGAACTTTATGAAGGAGAAGTTCTTGGTATTGTTGGAGAATCTGGTTCAGGAAAAAGTACATTGTTAAAGATTTTGTTTTTTCAAGAGAATGCAAATAGTGGAGAAGTGTACATGTCAAATTATGACAAGTGTACAAATATATTAGAACTCTCAGACCAAAAAAAGAGGTACATAAAGAATCATTTTATGGGTATTGTATATCAAAATCCCCACCTTGGTTTAAATTTGAATTTTAGTAGTGGTGGGAATATAGCAGAGAAATTATTAATGGCTAATATATATAATGTTGAGAAAATAAGAGATAGGGCTAAAGAGCTTCTAGTAAAGACTAATATACCTGTAGAAAGAATAGACCACAAACCGAAATATTTTAGTGGGGGAATGCAACAAAGAGTTCAAATAGCAAAAGCACTTTCTAATAATCCTCCAATACTTTTATTAGACGAAGTTACAACAGGACTGGATGTTTCTGTACAAGCTGAGGTATTAGATTTAATAAGGGAAATACAAAGAGAGCTTAAAATCTCTATGATAGTAGTATCTCATGACTTTGATGTTATAAAAATGCTTGCTGATAGGACAATTGTTATGAAAAATGGAAGTGTAATCGAATCTGGTTTAACAGACCAAATAATGGAAGACCCACAGCATCCATATACTCAGCAACTTATAAATTCACTACTATAA
- a CDS encoding alpha-D-ribose 1-methylphosphonate 5-phosphate C-P-lyase PhnJ produces the protein MIYNYGFLDENTKKEIRRKILKAVSIPGYQVPFGSRELPIAKGWGTGGLQLTLSLLGESDVVKVIDQGSDDSTNACNIRNFISSVSNVETTKDTLKSTLIQTRHRIPEEKLMSNQILIFQVPIPETLRIVEPSEVETRRMHSEEDYSRMWVYLYEDIVKFDDISIAAEYPCKVNDRYLMNPSPIPRFDIKKLNMSDNLFLFGAGREKRIYAIPPYTKVEPLEFDDYKFEEEKFEGKHCSLCKSSNTFLDEVYDGDTNEKYYSCSDTSYCEKVRLRNDGVDVAIGGAWNE, from the coding sequence GTGATATATAACTATGGTTTTTTAGATGAAAATACAAAAAAAGAAATCCGAAGAAAAATACTAAAAGCAGTTTCAATACCTGGTTATCAAGTACCTTTTGGTTCAAGAGAATTACCTATTGCTAAGGGATGGGGGACTGGAGGACTACAACTAACCCTATCATTGCTTGGTGAAAGTGATGTAGTAAAAGTGATTGACCAAGGAAGTGATGATTCTACAAATGCTTGTAATATAAGAAATTTTATTTCAAGTGTAAGTAATGTAGAAACTACAAAAGATACATTAAAATCTACATTGATTCAAACAAGACATAGAATACCAGAAGAAAAATTAATGTCTAATCAAATACTGATATTTCAAGTGCCAATACCAGAGACACTTAGAATAGTAGAGCCTAGTGAAGTAGAGACAAGAAGAATGCATTCAGAAGAAGATTATAGTAGGATGTGGGTATATCTGTATGAAGATATAGTTAAATTTGATGATATATCAATAGCAGCAGAGTATCCATGTAAAGTAAATGATAGATATTTAATGAATCCATCGCCAATACCAAGATTTGATATAAAGAAATTAAACATGTCAGATAACTTATTTTTATTTGGTGCAGGTAGAGAAAAGAGAATATACGCTATACCTCCATACACAAAGGTAGAACCTTTAGAATTTGATGACTATAAATTTGAAGAGGAAAAATTTGAAGGAAAACATTGTAGTTTATGTAAAAGTTCAAATACATTTCTAGATGAAGTATATGATGGTGATACTAATGAAAAGTACTATAGCTGTTCTGATACAAGTTATTGTGAAAAAGTTAGGTTAAGAAATGATGGCGTAGATGTGGCAATTGGAGGTGCTTGGAATGAGTAG
- a CDS encoding ATP-binding cassette domain-containing protein yields the protein MEEIILEVNNFSKDFELHALNKTIKACSEINFTISKGEFLGIIGKSGAGKSTILKSIYKTYIPTTGEIIFNSEIYGKIDLSTIGDREMINLRKKEIGYVSQFLKTLPRITAIELVVHSLIESGFEKDCAYDMAKDILTQFEIKENLWDAYPNNFSGGEKLRLNLAQAMVKKPRLLLLDEPTASLDNQSKIYVKEKMLELKNQGTTMIGIFHDIEFMETVIDKTFTMTKGTISESGVA from the coding sequence ATGGAAGAAATTATACTTGAAGTAAATAATTTTAGCAAAGATTTTGAATTACATGCATTAAATAAAACTATAAAAGCGTGTAGTGAAATAAATTTTACAATTTCCAAAGGTGAATTTTTAGGAATAATAGGAAAATCTGGAGCGGGAAAGTCTACTATATTAAAAAGTATTTATAAAACATATATCCCAACGACTGGAGAAATAATATTTAACTCAGAAATATATGGAAAGATAGATTTATCTACAATTGGTGACAGAGAAATGATAAATCTTAGAAAAAAGGAAATAGGATATGTATCACAGTTTTTAAAAACACTTCCACGAATAACGGCTATTGAGCTAGTAGTACATTCTTTAATTGAGAGTGGATTTGAAAAAGATTGTGCATATGATATGGCAAAAGATATACTAACTCAGTTTGAAATAAAGGAAAACTTGTGGGATGCTTATCCGAATAATTTTTCTGGCGGAGAAAAATTAAGATTAAATCTAGCACAAGCTATGGTCAAAAAACCTAGGCTTTTGTTACTTGATGAACCAACTGCATCACTTGATAATCAATCTAAAATATACGTAAAAGAAAAAATGTTGGAACTTAAAAATCAAGGAACTACAATGATAGGGATATTTCATGATATAGAATTTATGGAGACTGTTATAGATAAAACATTTACTATGACAAAAGGCACTATAAGTGAAAGTGGGGTAGCTTAG
- a CDS encoding alpha-D-ribose 1-methylphosphonate 5-triphosphate diphosphatase — MVKLIHNANIVLEDKILENGHLIIEGDTIKKVSNDKIDYLLDFNEIDEIIDAKNLYVIPGIIDIHSDAIEKEIEPRPSTLLPFNMAFYELDKKLPANGITTVYHSISLGDGVGVRSIDNSLEMIENIDSYKNINSKNINHKVHLRYEVLYHEGLENVSELLEEDKIDYLSIMDHSPGQGQYTNPKFYREYATKVWGVTENYVDTWLDDLVDLHDNLDWNKIASVIGVAKTKNINVASHDDDTLEKMDFIKNIGVNVSEFPITLEVAKYSKKLGVLTCLGAPNIVRGKSHNNNLKAMDAILEDCCDIVCSDYLPSAMIKSMCIVAQETNNLNKAVNLFTSNPAKAVGIYGERGSIKENKKADLVLLDIDSEYPRVVNTIVNGKTVYKREV, encoded by the coding sequence ATGGTAAAATTAATTCATAATGCAAATATTGTATTGGAAGATAAAATATTAGAAAATGGCCATTTAATTATAGAAGGAGATACAATAAAGAAAGTCTCAAATGATAAGATTGATTATTTACTAGATTTCAACGAGATAGATGAAATAATAGATGCAAAAAACTTATATGTTATACCTGGTATCATAGATATTCATAGTGATGCTATTGAAAAGGAAATAGAGCCAAGACCAAGTACATTATTACCATTTAATATGGCATTTTATGAACTAGATAAAAAACTACCTGCAAATGGAATAACAACAGTTTATCATTCTATATCTTTGGGTGATGGAGTAGGAGTTAGAAGTATTGATAATTCTTTGGAAATGATTGAAAATATCGATTCGTACAAAAATATAAATAGTAAGAATATAAATCATAAAGTTCACTTAAGGTATGAAGTGTTATACCATGAAGGTTTAGAGAATGTGTCAGAGTTGTTAGAAGAAGATAAAATAGACTATTTATCTATAATGGACCATTCTCCAGGACAAGGTCAGTATACAAATCCAAAGTTCTATAGAGAGTATGCTACTAAGGTATGGGGAGTAACAGAAAATTATGTAGATACATGGTTAGATGACTTAGTAGATTTACATGATAATTTAGATTGGAATAAAATAGCCAGTGTTATCGGAGTGGCAAAAACTAAAAATATAAATGTTGCATCACATGATGATGATACGTTAGAAAAAATGGATTTTATAAAAAATATAGGAGTTAATGTATCTGAATTTCCTATAACTCTTGAAGTTGCAAAATATTCAAAGAAATTGGGTGTTTTAACTTGTCTAGGTGCCCCAAATATTGTAAGAGGGAAATCTCATAATAACAACTTAAAGGCAATGGATGCTATATTGGAAGACTGTTGTGATATTGTTTGTTCAGACTATCTTCCATCAGCAATGATAAAGTCCATGTGCATAGTTGCACAAGAAACTAACAATCTAAATAAAGCAGTTAACCTATTTACTTCAAATCCAGCTAAAGCAGTTGGTATATATGGTGAAAGAGGTAGCATAAAAGAAAATAAAAAAGCGGATTTAGTTTTATTGGATATTGATAGTGAGTATCCAAGAGTTGTAAATACTATTGTAAATGGAAAAACAGTTTATAAAAGGGAGGTATAA
- a CDS encoding carbon-phosphorus lyase complex subunit PhnI, translating into MAYVAVKGGEEAILQAKNILEFYRIKGESLPIDVKQIKEQMSYAVDKVISEGSLYNKELSALAIKQAQGDILEASFYIRALRSTMPRVTYSEPINTEEMRIGRRISATFKDIPGGQYLGATRDYENRILNVELLKEDEEKNRDFKANYINDLEKVNEIPKFTKVSNIFRKENLLEEDTYEDKLEEVIDDITRNSLRFPVSRSAKLQALTRGESGAVSGFAYSIVRGFGDEHPYISELRTGDVYIKIKHPIYEDEQITIGEMLVTECEIVSKASQSKSENSKNKSGDINKMSLGYGLCMGNNENKAISMAILDKSLEPNSEKLAQDEEFVLLHIDGIDSLGFISHFKLPHYVDFKADVERIK; encoded by the coding sequence ATGGCTTATGTGGCAGTTAAAGGTGGAGAAGAAGCTATATTACAGGCTAAAAATATACTTGAATTTTATAGAATAAAAGGAGAAAGCCTACCAATAGATGTAAAACAAATTAAAGAGCAAATGTCTTATGCTGTGGACAAAGTGATTTCTGAAGGAAGTCTATACAATAAGGAATTATCTGCATTAGCTATAAAACAGGCTCAAGGTGATATATTAGAAGCATCTTTCTATATAAGAGCATTAAGGTCAACAATGCCTAGAGTAACCTATTCAGAACCTATAAATACAGAAGAAATGAGAATAGGTAGAAGAATATCAGCTACATTTAAAGATATACCAGGAGGGCAGTATCTTGGAGCAACTAGAGATTATGAAAATAGAATACTAAATGTAGAGTTGCTTAAAGAAGATGAAGAAAAAAATAGAGATTTTAAAGCTAACTATATAAATGACTTAGAAAAAGTGAATGAAATACCTAAATTCACAAAAGTATCTAATATATTTAGAAAAGAGAATTTGTTGGAAGAGGATACTTATGAAGATAAATTAGAAGAAGTAATAGATGATATTACAAGAAACAGCCTAAGATTTCCAGTTTCTAGGTCAGCTAAATTGCAGGCACTTACTAGAGGTGAAAGTGGAGCCGTATCAGGGTTTGCTTATTCTATTGTAAGAGGTTTTGGTGATGAACATCCATATATAAGTGAACTTAGGACAGGAGATGTATATATAAAAATAAAACATCCTATTTATGAAGATGAGCAAATAACAATCGGAGAAATGTTAGTTACTGAGTGTGAAATAGTATCAAAAGCATCACAAAGTAAGTCTGAAAATTCTAAAAATAAATCGGGAGATATAAATAAAATGTCTTTAGGATATGGTCTTTGTATGGGAAATAATGAAAATAAGGCTATATCTATGGCTATACTAGATAAATCTTTGGAACCAAATAGTGAAAAATTAGCCCAAGATGAAGAATTTGTATTACTTCATATAGATGGTATAGATTCATTAGGGTTTATATCTCACTTTAAGCTTCCTCACTATGTAGATTTTAAAGCAGATGTAGAAAGAATAAAATAG